From a region of the Saccharomyces paradoxus chromosome IV, complete sequence genome:
- the GTB1 gene encoding Gtb1p (Glucosidase II beta subunit, forms a complex with alpha subunit Rot2p~similar to YDR221W), with protein MVSVLSLFLLIIEQSPLVVSSQLIQGHVVGVPRERQHLYDSNEPDLTKWHCLNHEDIVLDLSQINDGVCDCPDGSDEPGTAACEEDIFKSVAERTGKVNKYFYCDNKDFIPRYVRKSEVADGICDCCDCSDELLSEYKLFDVGSNCSQLKNEFDIMASTELLSYREGKKALDALEKKYGIKEDGMAHNSCINEDREKVSNEIKVLSDRLAKDRIKVEQSRGDYFNQLTQDPILYRFEQLNSARLGSDILASFTMVSRVSKGYQDILRILSDLSEAYTPSLNDKVVNDNIKKFRKVRRRAEKAKITADSKIDGDQAENLFSYFTEEVPQIFLKRESEYSLRYVIGKSNFVQALVEGKINYTNDILEYIKEFRSIMDDISQNYNVNFQDAGVKSAADSYNNYLGEYGERIELGPIHPSESLLESLNAVTTFVNENAPKVLPPDASEPEQDTNDYLIGTFEGLRNKLKEILSKLNLFSSRRDLVSLEKRFRSYESQVNLLENELKLKMAYKKILDDTQNEGNGTTAGNLPELLERMGSQSYCLEDILDNYSYAICFEHPMVEGAIYQSEDKVGGKKVLIGHFKTSGFNVDLNMEKYVEHLKAMYDEKSDLISNLAAIQEDDDKTQRYIFGNLNELNSGLVLEYEDGDQCWNGPRRSATVFVRCSDTFKIRSVHEVTKCSYIFDVTGPLGCNKTFEYEPPKFNLVE; from the coding sequence ATGGTGAGTGTgttatctttatttttgctaATAATTGAGCAATCGCCTCTTGTAGTGTCATCGCAACTAATCCAAGGGCATGTAGTAGGTGTTCCCAGGGAGAGACAGCATTTGTATGACTCAAATGAACCAGATTTGACCAAGTGGCACTGTCTGAACCACGAAGATATTGTACTGGATTTAAGCCAGATCAATGATGGGGTTTGTGATTGTCCTGATGGTTCAGATGAGCCCGGCACAGCCGCCTGCGAGGAAGATATATTTAAAAGCGTTGCAGAACGAACGGGAAAAGTAAATAAGTACTTTTATTGTGATAACAAGGACTTTATTCCGAGATATGTACGAAAGTCGGAAGTCGCAGATGGTATTTGTGATTGCTGTGACTGTTCTGATGAACTACTTTCTGAATATAAGCTCTTTGATGTCGGATCTAACTGTTCtcaattaaaaaatgaatttgatATTATGGCCTCTACAGAGCTGTTAAGCTATCGGGAAGGTAAAAAGGCTCTGGATGCgctagaaaaaaaatatggtaTAAAGGAAGATGGCATGGCCCACAATAGTTGCATAAATGAAGATAGGGAAAAGGTTTCTAACGAGATAAAAGTACTCTCCGACAGGCTTGCAAAAGATCGAATCAAAGTAGAACAATCGAGGGGCGATTACTTCAATCAATTAACCCAGGACCCCATTTTGTATCGGTTCGAACAATTGAATAGTGCTCGTTTGGGGTCGGACATTCTGGCTTCGTTCACCATGGTCTCAAGAGTGAGTAAAGGTTATCAGGATATACTCAGGATTTTAAGCGATTTATCAGAGGCCTACACACCCTCCCTGAATGATAAAGTTGTcaatgataatattaaaaaattcagaaaagtTAGGAGACGGGCTGAAAAGGCCAAAATTACTGCCGATAGCAAAATTGATGGCGACCAGGCAGAAAATCTCTTTTCATACTTTACGGAAGAAGTACCTCaaatctttttgaaaagagaatcTGAGTACTCGTTAAGGTATGTTATAGGCAAATCTAATTTTGTTCAAGCGCTAGTGGAGGGTAAAATTAACTATACCAATGATATCCTAGAATACATTAAAGAATTTCGATCGATTATGGATGATATCTCCCAGAATTACAATGTCAACTTTCAAGATGCAGGGGTCAAAAGTGCTGCCGATTCGTATAACAATTATTTGGGTGAATACGGCGAGCGGATTGAATTAGGACCAATCCATCCGTCAGAGAGCCTTTTGGAATCGTTGAACGCAGTAACAACGTTTGTTAATGAAAATGCGCCAAAGGTATTGCCACCAGACGCCAGTGAACCGGAACAAGATACGAACGATTATCTTATTGGTACTTTTGAAGGTCTGCGTAATAAGCTTAAAGAGATTCTATCTAAACTAAACTTGTTTTCATCTAGGAGAGACTTGGTCTCATTAGAAAAGAGATTTCGCTCTTATGAAAGTCAAGTCAATCTCCTGGAGAATGAATTAAAGCTTAAGATGGCctataagaaaatattagaTGATACTCAAAATGAAGGAAATGGCACTACTGCAGGAAATTTGCCTGAGCTTTTAGAACGAATGGGATCTCAATCTTACTGTCTCGAAGACATACTGGATAACTATTCGTACGCTATATGCTTCGAACATCCAATGGTTGAAGGTGCTATATATCAATCTGAAGATAAGGTCGGCGGCAAAAAAGTTTTGATCGGCCATTTTAAAACATCAGGTTTTAATGTAGACTTAAACATGGAAAAATACGTAGAACATTTAAAGGCCATGTATGATGAGAAGAGCGATTTGATCTCAAACTTAGCAGCTAtacaagaagatgatgacaaGACGCAACGCTACATATTCGGGAACTTAAACGAACTGAATAGTGGTCTGGTATTAGAATACGAAGATGGAGACCAGTGCTGGAATGGTCCGCGTAGATCGGCTACGGTATTTGTTCGCTGCAGTGACACGTTCAAAATTCGGAGTGTACATGAAGTGACTAAGTGCAGCTACATTTTTGATGTCACTGGACCTCTGGGCTGCAACAAGACTTTCGAATACGAGCCCCCTAAGTTCAACTTAGTTGAGTAA
- a CDS encoding uncharacterized protein (similar to YDR222W) — protein MLESNSDKIKFAPVKEVDYKKPVSKSKNYTLINDIQPLEWYCHNDSESGYQHTVNNKTDGGRGLFRVMKKSMETRVETQTLYFTDLQTGLCGFVQLLYSTVMGGFYKGFQLNFKVFGSETNNTDYDVWESFKLDDIAEFQPLKFVSRSVIFEFLDNKDEKLGSIGQLSIKCDLPTCNNTIQNLKIDLLVDLFQGFKMNPNGCNYYFDKQVSTSDESISSDKMIRHVFVPRGKCNGHISYDKKLNSGGFQNKNISLADVPVVYLDAVQGLLPNKAASKWNFLCFQSENYSVLAIEFTTPQEHDNVTVTVWSITEKNKLISIGSSVHSPKRHVRFRATSTDKESGWVYPTSIKFPGGFSEHDLRLVNRYDVLGELPSMVRSLAQKIVSIKPFIYQYCQPSKYKHEKGISIVESTFIS, from the coding sequence ATGCTTGAATCGAACAGTGATAAGATAAAGTTTGCTCCTGTTAAGGAGGTGGACTACAAAAAACCAGTGAGCAAGAGTAAAAACTATACTCTTATTAACGACATCCAGCCATTGGAGTGGTATTGTCACAATGATAGTGAAAGTGGTTACCAACACACCGTAAATAATAAGACAGACGGTGGTAGGGGTTTATTCAGAGTAATGAAGAAATCGATGGAGACTAGAGTGGAGACCCAAACGCTATATTTTACAGATTTGCAAACAGGCTTGTGTGGATTTGTTCAATTACTGTATTCTACGGTTATGGGTGGTTTCTATAAAGGTTTCCAATTAAATTTCAAGGTTTTCGGCTCAGAAACTAATAACACTGACTACGACGTCTGGGAAAGTTTCAAATTGGACGATATAGCTGAATTTCAACCATTGAAGTTTGTCTCTAGAAGcgtcatttttgaattcttggACAAtaaggatgaaaaattgggtTCCATTGGCCAGTTATCTATCAAATGTGATCTACCAACATGTAACAATACGAttcagaatttgaaaattgatttGTTGGTGGATTTGTTTCAAGGTTTCAAGATGAACCCTAATGGCTgtaattattattttgataAACAAGTCTCGACGAGTGATGAATCCATTTCCTCAGACAAAATGATCAGACATGTGTTCGTACCCAGAGGTAAATGCAATGGTCATATTTCCTACGATAAAAAACTCAATAGCGGCGGCTTCcaaaataagaatattTCACTAGCTGACGTTCCTGTGGTTTATCTGGACGCCGTTCAAGGTCTTTTACCAAATAAAGCAGCCAGTAAATGGAATTTCTTATGCTTTCAAAGCGAAAACTACTCTGTTCTGGCTATAGAATTCACCACTCCTCAAGAACACGATAACGTCACAGTAACAGTTTGGTCaattacagaaaaaaacaaactGATATCCATTGGTTCTTCTGTCCATAGCCCAAAACGTCATGTGAGGTTCCGTGCCACTAGTACAGATAAAGAAAGTGGCTGGGTATATCCAACCTCCATCAAGTTCCCCGGTGGATTTTCAGAACACGACTTGAGGCTAGTTAATAGATACGACGTTCTTGGTGAGTTGCCAAGCATGGTTAGGTCGTTAGctcaaaaaattgtcaGTATTAAACCTTTCATCTATCAGTACTGTCAACCTTCTAAGTATAAACACGAAAAAGGTATCTCCATCGTTGAAAGTACTTTCATCAGTTGA